Proteins from a genomic interval of Asticcacaulis sp. AND118:
- a CDS encoding TonB-dependent receptor domain-containing protein — MKTRILALCLSASGLALCAALPAFAADDAEDIPTVIVTGRLNPEDPSAVRDTRARLSRTPGAVSVVASETYSNSYALGLYDTLKNVSGVFAQKKFGEDSRFSIRGSGIGNSAHNRGSWLSIDGVPVNQADGSGDFQEIDPLSARYIEVYKGGNALRFGGAQLGGAVNYVTANGRNAGYRTLLRLEGGSFGTRRAQLAYADVIGDYDLYLSASTTHADGWRDNSEQNGKRVTLNVGRRFGEGRSLRFIFQGNDLDQRIAGALTLQQALTTPKMTTAANYPLLRYGRNVKSARSTVQGDWRINDNWRVEGGVYAAWKQLIHPISIYIDQQYQNYGAFARVDGQGSMGGKRYDVFAGVNYRSGNIDAHTFANANGLPGMVMGNAVQNAESWDVFAEGRLFVTDQLALIAGGSYGWTGRDYTNYLNAANNADKDFDWFAPRIGLLWQNAGGQQVFANVTKSVEAPTYGALVQSPLPQFTSVRPQEAVTAEIGTRGRSQNLTWDVALYRAEIDGEMLNFIVSPDIPAATFNAENTIHQGLEAALDWRIGAIGDWAVMARQTYTWSDFKFDSDKTYGDARLPVVPEHYYRGELAFSSKRGWRIAPAVEWTPSDVWVDYANTQKAPGFTVWNLSASKRVNDGLEVFVEGRNLGDTRYVSSVTAVTDFTRVAASARSAFWPGEGRALFVGLKLTGK; from the coding sequence ATGAAAACCCGTATTCTCGCGCTGTGCCTCAGCGCCTCCGGCCTCGCCCTGTGCGCCGCCCTGCCCGCTTTTGCCGCTGATGACGCCGAAGACATCCCCACCGTTATCGTCACCGGTCGGCTGAACCCCGAAGACCCGTCCGCCGTGCGCGACACCCGCGCCAGGCTTTCGCGCACTCCCGGCGCCGTGTCGGTCGTCGCTTCCGAAACCTACAGCAACAGCTATGCGCTGGGGCTCTATGACACCCTGAAAAACGTCTCCGGCGTCTTCGCGCAGAAGAAGTTCGGGGAAGACAGCCGCTTCTCGATCCGCGGCTCCGGCATCGGCAATTCCGCCCACAATCGCGGCTCATGGCTGTCTATCGACGGCGTACCGGTCAATCAGGCGGATGGCTCGGGTGATTTTCAGGAAATCGACCCGCTGTCGGCGCGCTATATCGAAGTCTATAAGGGCGGCAACGCCCTGCGTTTCGGCGGCGCGCAACTGGGCGGAGCGGTCAACTACGTGACCGCCAACGGCCGCAATGCCGGTTACCGCACGCTCCTGCGTCTCGAAGGCGGCAGCTTTGGCACCCGCCGGGCGCAACTGGCCTATGCCGATGTCATCGGCGATTACGACCTCTATCTGTCGGCCAGCACCACCCATGCCGACGGCTGGCGTGACAACTCTGAACAGAACGGCAAGCGCGTGACGCTGAATGTGGGCCGCCGCTTCGGCGAAGGCCGCTCGCTGCGCTTCATTTTTCAGGGCAACGACCTCGATCAGCGCATTGCCGGTGCCCTGACGCTGCAACAGGCCCTGACGACGCCGAAGATGACGACCGCCGCCAACTATCCGCTGCTGCGTTATGGCCGCAACGTCAAATCCGCGCGCAGCACGGTGCAGGGCGACTGGCGGATCAATGACAACTGGCGCGTCGAAGGCGGCGTCTATGCCGCCTGGAAGCAGCTCATCCACCCCATCTCCATCTATATTGATCAGCAATATCAGAACTATGGCGCATTCGCCCGTGTCGACGGTCAGGGCAGCATGGGCGGAAAACGCTACGATGTCTTCGCCGGGGTCAATTACAGAAGCGGCAATATCGACGCCCATACTTTCGCCAATGCCAACGGTTTACCCGGCATGGTGATGGGCAATGCCGTACAGAACGCCGAAAGCTGGGATGTCTTTGCCGAAGGCCGCCTGTTCGTTACGGACCAACTGGCCCTGATCGCCGGCGGGTCCTACGGCTGGACCGGACGCGATTACACCAACTATCTCAATGCCGCTAACAATGCCGATAAAGACTTCGACTGGTTCGCACCGCGCATCGGCCTTCTGTGGCAAAATGCCGGCGGTCAGCAGGTCTTCGCCAATGTCACCAAATCCGTCGAAGCCCCGACCTATGGCGCTCTGGTGCAATCGCCGCTGCCGCAATTCACCAGCGTCCGGCCCCAGGAAGCCGTGACCGCTGAAATCGGCACGCGGGGACGTTCCCAAAACCTGACCTGGGATGTGGCGCTTTATCGTGCCGAAATCGACGGTGAAATGCTCAACTTCATCGTGTCGCCCGACATTCCTGCGGCGACCTTCAACGCCGAAAACACGATCCATCAGGGCCTTGAAGCGGCGCTTGACTGGCGCATCGGGGCTATCGGTGACTGGGCCGTCATGGCGCGCCAGACCTATACCTGGTCGGATTTCAAGTTCGATAGCGACAAGACCTATGGTGACGCCCGCCTGCCGGTCGTGCCGGAGCACTATTATCGCGGCGAACTGGCCTTCAGCTCAAAGCGCGGCTGGCGCATCGCACCGGCGGTCGAATGGACACCGTCCGATGTGTGGGTGGACTATGCCAACACGCAGAAGGCTCCCGGTTTCACCGTGTGGAATCTGTCGGCGTCAAAGCGCGTCAATGACGGACTGGAGGTCTTCGTCGAAGGCCGCAATCTGGGCGACACACGCTATGTGTCGAGCGTGACGGCGGTGACGGACTTCACCCGGGTCGCCGCCAGTGCCCGCTCGGCCTTCTGGCCCGGCGAAGGCCGCGCGCTTTTTGTTGGTCTCAAGCTGACGGGGAAGTAA
- a CDS encoding alpha/beta hydrolase: MPANRLPLPVLSRRLFMAGAAAGIGLAGCTREDGPDQPGAAFIDSQIPPGLSPDAYPPAGFVWSGFKHGTLPEARYGVAAPPLNPRAHLLILADARYPAEVYFALARQAVEDHLSVWILEAPGQGGSGKYLLQNQDIVLPDFRHPIKTAEAFVTQTIRPSPAKPLYIFGHGSGALTALALDTRPWPLKAVLAYAPWDASQSASPEEWHREDDPTDAWARAAHRWRMANPDLRRVHLSEGWLKQMVEARKALGGFRLELGRASPPLILAGEGDLKPLCDGRHSCEVKPVAGEGELTPVFQAFLSIDV, encoded by the coding sequence ATGCCCGCCAACCGCCTGCCCCTGCCTGTCCTGTCCCGCCGCCTGTTCATGGCCGGCGCAGCGGCCGGCATCGGGCTTGCCGGATGTACCCGCGAGGATGGGCCGGATCAGCCAGGCGCGGCCTTTATCGACTCGCAGATCCCGCCCGGCCTGTCGCCGGACGCCTATCCGCCCGCCGGCTTCGTGTGGAGCGGCTTCAAGCACGGCACCCTGCCCGAAGCGCGCTACGGCGTCGCCGCCCCGCCGCTCAATCCGCGTGCCCACCTGCTGATACTGGCCGACGCCCGCTATCCCGCCGAGGTCTATTTCGCACTGGCCCGTCAGGCGGTCGAGGACCATCTCAGCGTATGGATACTGGAAGCGCCGGGTCAGGGCGGATCGGGCAAGTATTTGCTGCAAAATCAGGATATTGTCCTGCCTGACTTCAGGCATCCTATAAAGACCGCTGAGGCCTTTGTCACGCAAACGATCCGGCCTTCCCCCGCCAAGCCTTTGTACATATTCGGGCATGGTTCCGGCGCGCTGACGGCGCTGGCGCTCGACACCCGCCCGTGGCCGCTGAAGGCCGTTCTGGCCTATGCGCCGTGGGATGCGTCCCAGTCCGCTTCGCCGGAGGAATGGCATCGGGAGGACGATCCCACCGATGCGTGGGCCAGGGCGGCGCACCGCTGGCGCATGGCCAATCCCGACCTCCGCCGCGTCCACCTCAGCGAAGGCTGGCTCAAACAGATGGTTGAAGCGCGCAAGGCGCTGGGCGGTTTCCGGCTGGAGCTGGGCCGCGCGTCGCCGCCGCTGATTCTGGCCGGTGAAGGTGATCTAAAACCCCTGTGCGACGGACGACACTCCTGCGAGGTGAAACCCGTTGCCGGTGAAGGCGAACTGACACCTGTTTTCCAGGCCTTTCTGAGCATTGACGTCTGA
- a CDS encoding AMP-binding protein — MVRSFDVEAETKSLFDALLDAAEKHGKSKIIIEDQDRQPIDYNEFVLRSFVLARLFDKALRRETRIGLMLPTSMGGALSFFALHAHGRTPVMINFTAGPANIKTGCLTAKVKTVITSKRFIQQAKLEDLVEAMGHFVRILYLEDLRKSLSLPDKLYGLAASKLPRRFAHRAKPSDIGVILFTSGSFGTPRGVVLTQANLVLNCAQIAAHIDLKPEWVCFNPMPIFHSLGLTGGVLLPLLQGMRSFLYPSPLHVKQIPGLLKETKASLLFSTDTFLNQYARQAQPDDFATLAFVVCGAEKVREETHKLFAEQYGLTVIEGYGVTETSPVLAVNQPSDNHHGTVGRALPGMQLRLEVVEGIPEGGRLHVKGPNVMAGYINLEAPDVIEAPRDGWHDTGDIVAIDRNGCIRILGRAKRFAKIAGEMVSLTAVERLAEEVWPDNRHAVVSLADDKKGERLVLLTDLQSADLSSLADQAKEKGVPSLAIPKKLVKVESIPVLGSGKTDYVTLQKLAEVVANAA, encoded by the coding sequence ATGGTGCGCTCTTTTGATGTCGAAGCCGAAACGAAGTCTCTGTTCGACGCGCTTCTCGACGCTGCGGAAAAACATGGCAAATCCAAGATCATTATCGAGGATCAGGACCGCCAGCCCATAGATTACAACGAGTTCGTCCTGCGCAGTTTCGTGCTGGCGCGCCTGTTCGACAAGGCCTTGAGGCGCGAGACGCGCATCGGCCTGATGCTGCCGACCTCGATGGGCGGGGCTTTGAGCTTTTTCGCCCTGCACGCCCACGGCCGCACACCGGTGATGATCAATTTCACTGCCGGCCCGGCCAATATCAAGACCGGCTGCCTGACGGCCAAGGTCAAGACGGTCATCACCTCGAAACGCTTTATCCAGCAGGCCAAGCTGGAGGACCTCGTCGAGGCGATGGGCCACTTTGTGCGCATCCTCTATCTCGAAGACCTGCGCAAGTCGCTGTCCCTGCCGGACAAACTTTACGGGCTGGCGGCGTCGAAGCTGCCGCGCCGCTTCGCCCACCGCGCCAAACCATCGGATATCGGCGTCATCCTGTTTACGTCGGGCAGCTTCGGCACGCCGCGCGGCGTGGTCCTGACCCAAGCCAATCTGGTGCTCAACTGCGCTCAGATCGCCGCCCATATCGACCTCAAACCGGAATGGGTGTGCTTCAACCCCATGCCGATCTTCCATTCGCTGGGTCTGACGGGCGGGGTGCTTCTGCCCCTGCTGCAAGGGATGCGCAGCTTCCTCTACCCCTCGCCCCTGCACGTCAAGCAGATCCCCGGCCTGCTCAAGGAAACCAAGGCGTCGCTGCTGTTCTCGACCGACACCTTCCTCAACCAGTACGCCCGTCAGGCGCAACCGGACGATTTCGCCACACTGGCCTTCGTCGTCTGCGGCGCCGAAAAGGTGCGCGAGGAAACGCACAAGCTGTTCGCCGAACAGTACGGCCTGACCGTCATCGAAGGGTATGGCGTCACCGAAACCTCGCCCGTTCTGGCGGTCAATCAGCCGAGCGACAACCATCACGGCACGGTGGGCCGCGCCCTGCCCGGCATGCAGTTGCGCCTTGAAGTCGTCGAAGGCATTCCCGAAGGCGGGCGCTTGCACGTAAAAGGGCCGAACGTGATGGCCGGCTATATCAACCTCGAAGCGCCCGACGTCATCGAAGCGCCCAGGGACGGCTGGCACGACACCGGAGATATTGTGGCGATCGACCGCAACGGCTGCATCCGCATTCTCGGTCGCGCCAAACGTTTCGCCAAGATCGCCGGCGAGATGGTGTCGCTGACGGCCGTTGAGCGGCTGGCCGAAGAGGTGTGGCCCGACAATCGCCACGCCGTCGTATCGCTGGCCGATGACAAGAAGGGTGAACGTCTGGTACTGCTCACCGACCTTCAGTCGGCGGACCTTTCTTCTCTTGCCGATCAGGCAAAGGAAAAGGGGGTGCCGTCTCTTGCCATCCCGAAAAAACTGGTCAAGGTCGAGTCGATCCCGGTGCTGGGCTCCGGCAAGACCGACTATGTCACCCTGCAAAAACTGGCCGAAGTGGTGGCTAACGCCGCTTGA
- a CDS encoding helix-turn-helix domain-containing protein, which translates to MVKTALAPVKAAATPFGRRQPAKPAPKAAKEPVGRGPRSKCPINLLLEVVGDTWSLLIIRDLMFKGRSTYKAFLNAEEKIATNILADRLSKLEAAGLISKATDPDDARKYIYRLTEKGADLAPVLVEMMLWSNKYHITDTPKDFLASLQKNKTSFTNRIVKDVAAQSPAKPLTPAPKFEPKDETLNLFDGF; encoded by the coding sequence ATGGTCAAGACTGCCCTCGCCCCGGTTAAAGCCGCCGCTACGCCTTTTGGTCGTCGCCAGCCCGCAAAGCCTGCGCCGAAGGCCGCAAAAGAGCCTGTGGGGCGCGGCCCGCGCTCGAAATGCCCGATCAATCTGCTGCTGGAAGTCGTCGGAGATACGTGGTCGTTGTTGATCATCCGCGACCTGATGTTCAAGGGCCGTTCGACCTATAAGGCTTTTCTCAATGCCGAGGAAAAGATCGCCACCAACATCCTGGCCGACCGCCTGTCGAAACTGGAAGCCGCCGGCCTGATCTCAAAGGCCACCGATCCGGACGACGCGCGCAAATATATCTACCGCCTGACGGAAAAGGGCGCGGACCTCGCGCCCGTGCTGGTCGAGATGATGCTGTGGTCGAACAAGTACCACATCACCGACACGCCCAAGGACTTTCTGGCCAGCCTGCAAAAGAACAAGACGAGCTTCACCAACCGCATCGTCAAGGACGTGGCCGCGCAATCGCCCGCCAAACCGCTGACGCCTGCGCCGAAATTCGAGCCGAAAGACGAAACCCTCAACCTTTTCGACGGGTTCTGA
- a CDS encoding CinA family protein has product MDALDLATEILSLARAQGRTLTTAESCTGGLIAAALTRISGASDAYHEGYVTYSNAAKTRLLSVPESVLAEHGAVSLPVAHAMAEGALTSAGADLALSVTGIAGPTGGSEEKPVGMVCFGLAFTLPDGEIRSQANVHVFENLGRDFIREQSVMYALHWALEHLRAET; this is encoded by the coding sequence ATGGACGCGCTTGATCTGGCTACGGAAATCCTCTCCCTGGCGCGCGCGCAAGGTCGCACGCTGACGACCGCCGAAAGCTGCACCGGCGGCCTGATCGCTGCGGCCCTGACGCGTATTTCCGGTGCGTCCGACGCCTACCACGAAGGCTATGTCACCTATTCCAACGCCGCGAAAACGCGGCTCTTAAGCGTGCCGGAAAGCGTTCTGGCCGAACACGGCGCGGTCAGCCTGCCGGTGGCGCACGCGATGGCCGAAGGCGCGCTGACATCGGCGGGGGCCGATCTGGCGCTCAGTGTCACGGGGATTGCCGGACCGACCGGCGGCTCGGAAGAAAAGCCCGTCGGCATGGTCTGTTTCGGACTGGCGTTCACACTGCCGGACGGGGAGATCAGGTCGCAGGCCAATGTGCACGTATTCGAGAACCTCGGTCGCGACTTCATCCGCGAACAGTCGGTCATGTACGCCCTGCACTGGGCGCTGGAGCACCTCAGGGCCGAAACCTAA
- a CDS encoding PepSY domain-containing protein, which produces MKTAASEKARRRIIDYRMIWRWHFYAGLLCIPFIIVLALTGSIYLFKPQIEAAIDRPYNGLTAAPLPLSLQVEAALRAFPGASLQSVEIRQNPADAARVVLSDKGERTRVYVHPQTLSILKSVREDDRFLNVVKTIHGELVMGQFGTLLVETAACWALVMIVTGLYLWWPREAKGLAGVFWPRMGLGRKQFWRDLHGVVGIYVSVFAIFLLLTGLPWTTVWGAGFKAARQVFAEQTIKPDWSSGRAAEKRADPHAHHGHGAPTPSGAIDVSQLDAMTAELRAANLPPPVMLVAPTLKQPNWQGVSQTQNRPQALTVTFDHMGMIENQKVFADKPLIDRVVAIGIAAHEGQLFGWLNQFLGVLTAAGLVLLCVSAVIMWWQRRPDKAHLGAPSRLPDERLGAGLVVLILGLGLFLPMMGLCLIIVGVIEFAVLRRIAPVRTWLGLT; this is translated from the coding sequence ATGAAAACGGCGGCGAGCGAAAAAGCCCGCCGCCGGATCATCGACTACCGGATGATCTGGCGCTGGCATTTTTATGCAGGACTGCTCTGCATTCCCTTCATTATCGTTCTGGCCCTCACCGGGTCGATATATCTGTTCAAGCCGCAAATCGAAGCGGCTATCGACCGTCCCTATAACGGCTTGACGGCCGCGCCTTTGCCCCTGTCTTTGCAGGTCGAGGCGGCTTTACGGGCCTTTCCCGGCGCGTCGCTTCAGTCGGTAGAGATACGGCAAAATCCGGCGGACGCGGCCCGCGTGGTCCTCAGTGACAAAGGCGAGCGCACGCGCGTCTATGTCCACCCGCAAACCCTGTCGATCCTGAAATCGGTGCGTGAAGACGACCGGTTCCTCAATGTGGTCAAGACCATCCACGGTGAACTGGTCATGGGGCAGTTCGGTACTTTGCTGGTGGAAACGGCGGCGTGCTGGGCGCTGGTCATGATCGTCACCGGCCTCTATCTGTGGTGGCCGCGCGAGGCGAAAGGTCTGGCCGGAGTCTTCTGGCCGCGCATGGGGTTGGGGCGGAAACAGTTCTGGCGCGATCTGCATGGCGTGGTCGGCATCTATGTATCCGTCTTCGCCATTTTCCTGCTTTTGACCGGCCTGCCGTGGACGACGGTCTGGGGCGCGGGTTTCAAGGCCGCACGGCAGGTCTTTGCCGAACAAACGATCAAGCCGGACTGGTCCAGCGGCCGAGCGGCGGAAAAAAGGGCTGATCCCCACGCGCACCACGGCCACGGCGCGCCAACGCCGTCAGGCGCGATAGACGTCTCACAACTCGACGCCATGACAGCGGAACTGCGCGCGGCAAACCTGCCGCCCCCGGTCATGCTGGTGGCGCCCACGCTGAAACAGCCAAACTGGCAGGGCGTGTCTCAGACCCAAAATCGCCCGCAAGCCCTGACCGTAACCTTCGATCATATGGGCATGATCGAAAATCAGAAGGTGTTTGCGGACAAGCCGCTGATCGATCGCGTCGTCGCCATCGGCATTGCCGCCCACGAAGGGCAGTTGTTCGGCTGGCTGAATCAATTCCTCGGCGTCCTGACCGCGGCGGGACTGGTACTGTTGTGCGTGTCCGCCGTCATCATGTGGTGGCAGCGTCGTCCGGACAAGGCGCACCTGGGGGCGCCTTCCCGCCTACCGGACGAACGACTCGGCGCGGGTCTGGTTGTTCTGATACTGGGGCTGGGGCTGTTCCTGCCGATGATGGGCCTGTGCCTGATCATCGTAGGCGTGATCGAATTCGCCGTCCTCAGGCGTATCGCACCGGTCAGGACGTGGCTGGGTTTGACGTGA
- a CDS encoding superoxide dismutase — translation MAFELPALPYPTDALEPHMSANTFSFHHAKHHKAYVDNLNKLIDGTEFADKSLVDIVKASEGTNPGVFNNSAQVWNHTFFWHSMKPNGGGKPTGAIAAKIDADFGSFDAFVEAFKTAGATQFGSGWAWLVLGQDGKLKVVKTGNAETPFTKGDKPLLTIDVWEHAYYLDYQNLRPKFIETYLNSLVNWDFANSNLDAPLHPGV, via the coding sequence ATGGCCTTCGAACTTCCCGCTCTGCCCTACCCGACCGACGCGCTTGAGCCGCACATGTCGGCCAACACCTTCAGCTTCCACCACGCCAAGCATCACAAGGCCTATGTGGACAATCTGAACAAGCTGATCGACGGCACCGAGTTCGCGGATAAGTCGCTGGTCGACATCGTCAAGGCGTCGGAAGGCACCAATCCCGGCGTGTTCAACAATTCGGCTCAGGTGTGGAACCACACCTTCTTCTGGCACTCGATGAAGCCGAACGGCGGCGGCAAGCCTACGGGCGCCATCGCCGCCAAGATCGACGCTGACTTCGGTTCGTTCGACGCCTTTGTCGAAGCTTTCAAGACCGCTGGTGCCACGCAGTTCGGGTCGGGCTGGGCCTGGCTGGTTCTGGGTCAGGACGGCAAGTTGAAGGTCGTGAAGACCGGCAATGCCGAAACCCCGTTCACCAAGGGCGACAAGCCGCTGCTGACCATCGACGTGTGGGAGCACGCCTACTATCTCGACTATCAGAACCTGCGTCCGAAGTTCATCGAGACCTATCTGAACAGCCTGGTCAACTGGGACTTCGCCAACAGCAATCTGGACGCGCCGCTGCATCCGGGCGTGTAA
- the lpdA gene encoding dihydrolipoyl dehydrogenase, which yields MSYDLVVIGSGPGGYEGAIRAAQNGLKVAIVERELLGGICLNWGCIPTKALLKSAEVFDKINHLGDYGLTGEKPGFDFEKVVARSRAVAKQLNGGVGYLMKKNKIDVIEGFATLEPGKDAPKVRVKLNKGGEQVVEAKNVMLAVGARAREIPAIGAVSDGDRIWTYRNALSPNRMPKSLVVIGSGAIGIEFASFYRSLGAEVTVVEALDRILPVEDKEVSAEAQKAFEKRGFKFRIGAKVTKVEKSGSGVKVSVEVGGKAEVLEAEGCIVAVGIVANTENLGLEKLGVEMDRGHIKNDSHGKTNVKGLYAIGDCAGPPWLAHKASHEAVHAADYMAGKKLSNLNPPIPGCTYATPEVASVGITEQGAKEKGLDVKIGRFPFKANGKAIAAGEPGGFVKVIFDKKTGALLGAHLIGANVTEMVQGFCLAITMEATEEDLQGTVFPHPTMSEAILEASLDADGRMINL from the coding sequence ATGTCTTATGATCTGGTTGTTATCGGCTCTGGCCCCGGCGGTTATGAGGGCGCGATCCGCGCCGCTCAGAACGGCCTGAAGGTCGCCATCGTCGAGCGTGAACTGCTGGGCGGCATCTGCCTCAACTGGGGCTGCATCCCGACCAAGGCCCTGCTGAAGTCGGCCGAAGTGTTCGATAAGATCAATCACCTCGGTGATTACGGTCTGACCGGCGAAAAGCCGGGCTTCGATTTCGAAAAGGTCGTGGCGCGTTCGCGCGCGGTCGCCAAGCAACTCAATGGCGGCGTCGGCTACCTGATGAAGAAGAACAAGATCGACGTGATCGAGGGCTTCGCCACTCTGGAGCCGGGCAAGGACGCCCCCAAGGTTCGCGTCAAGCTGAACAAGGGCGGCGAACAGGTCGTCGAAGCCAAGAACGTCATGCTGGCGGTCGGTGCGCGTGCGCGCGAAATCCCGGCCATCGGCGCGGTGTCGGACGGCGATCGCATCTGGACCTATCGTAACGCCCTGTCGCCCAACCGCATGCCCAAGTCGCTGGTTGTCATCGGCTCAGGCGCTATCGGTATCGAGTTCGCATCCTTCTACCGTTCGCTCGGTGCGGAAGTGACCGTCGTCGAAGCGCTGGACCGCATCCTGCCGGTCGAGGACAAGGAAGTCTCCGCCGAGGCCCAGAAGGCCTTTGAAAAGCGCGGCTTCAAGTTCCGCATCGGCGCCAAGGTGACCAAGGTCGAGAAGTCGGGCTCTGGCGTGAAGGTTTCGGTCGAGGTCGGTGGCAAGGCCGAGGTGCTCGAAGCCGAAGGCTGCATCGTGGCCGTCGGCATCGTGGCCAACACCGAAAACCTCGGTCTGGAAAAGCTGGGCGTCGAGATGGACCGCGGTCACATCAAGAACGACAGCCACGGCAAGACCAACGTCAAGGGCCTCTACGCCATCGGCGACTGCGCCGGGCCGCCCTGGCTGGCGCACAAGGCTTCGCACGAAGCCGTGCACGCCGCCGACTATATGGCCGGCAAGAAGCTGTCCAACCTGAACCCGCCGATTCCGGGCTGCACCTACGCCACCCCGGAAGTCGCCTCTGTCGGTATCACCGAGCAGGGCGCGAAGGAAAAGGGCCTGGACGTCAAGATCGGCCGTTTCCCTTTCAAGGCCAACGGCAAGGCGATTGCCGCCGGTGAGCCGGGCGGTTTCGTTAAGGTGATCTTCGACAAGAAGACGGGCGCTCTACTGGGCGCGCACCTGATCGGCGCCAACGTCACGGAAATGGTACAGGGCTTCTGTCTGGCCATCACCATGGAAGCGACGGAAGAAGACCTGCAGGGGACGGTTTTCCCGCACCCGACCATGTCGGAAGCGATTCTGGAAGCCTCTCTGGATGCCGACGGTCGCATGATCAACCTGTAA
- the lipA gene encoding lipoyl synthase gives MVTLINRLDATVSKPELRHPEKQNRPDTPVLKKPDWLRVKAPGSEGYNATRQTVRDAKLVTVCEEAACPNIGECWTKNHATLMIMGDTCTRACAFCNVKTGMPQPLDSDEPNRVGMTVAKMGLAHVVITSVDRDDLADGGAEHFAEVIRQIRRQSPKTTVEILTPDFLRKDGAAEIVIDARPDVFNHNLETVPRNYLKIRPGARYYHSLRLLERVKERDPSQFTKSGIMVGLGETKEEVMQVMDDMRSAGVDFITIGQYLQPTRKHAAIDRFVTPDEFKAYESIARAKGFLMVSSSPLTRSSHHAGEDFERLRAARDGQLAGKRN, from the coding sequence ATGGTTACCCTGATCAACCGGCTCGACGCCACGGTTTCAAAGCCGGAACTGCGCCATCCCGAAAAGCAGAATCGTCCGGACACCCCGGTTCTGAAAAAGCCGGACTGGCTGCGCGTCAAGGCGCCGGGCTCGGAAGGCTATAACGCCACGCGCCAGACTGTGCGCGACGCCAAGCTGGTGACGGTGTGCGAAGAGGCGGCCTGCCCCAATATCGGCGAATGCTGGACCAAAAACCACGCCACGCTGATGATCATGGGCGACACCTGCACGCGGGCCTGCGCCTTCTGCAACGTCAAGACCGGCATGCCGCAGCCGCTCGATAGCGATGAGCCGAACCGCGTCGGCATGACGGTGGCCAAGATGGGGCTGGCCCACGTCGTCATCACCTCGGTGGACCGCGACGACCTGGCCGACGGCGGGGCCGAACACTTTGCCGAGGTCATCCGACAGATACGCCGGCAATCGCCGAAGACGACGGTCGAGATCCTGACGCCGGACTTCCTGCGTAAGGATGGTGCGGCGGAAATCGTCATCGACGCCAGACCGGACGTCTTCAACCACAATCTCGAAACCGTGCCGCGCAACTATCTGAAGATCCGCCCCGGTGCGCGCTATTACCATTCCCTGCGCCTTCTGGAGCGCGTCAAGGAACGCGACCCGTCGCAATTTACCAAATCCGGCATCATGGTCGGTCTTGGCGAAACCAAGGAAGAGGTGATGCAGGTGATGGACGACATGCGTTCCGCAGGTGTCGATTTCATCACCATCGGTCAGTACCTTCAGCCGACGCGCAAACACGCCGCCATCGACCGTTTCGTCACGCCGGACGAGTTCAAGGCCTACGAATCGATCGCCCGCGCCAAGGGCTTCCTGATGGTGTCGTCCTCGCCGCTGACGCGTTCGTCGCACCATGCCGGTGAGGATTTCGAGCGCCTGCGCGCTGCGCGCGACGGCCAACTGGCGGGCAAGCGGAACTAG
- a CDS encoding type II toxin-antitoxin system RatA family toxin, whose translation MAQFHLERVLPYAATDLWAMVSDVTKYPDFIPWITALRAYNMTTPGEGVHVFDADVSVGYKMLSERFSTRVTRRASDLSLHMGLLRGPLRKLNGHWHFTEVAGGTRVDFDMDMDFKNPILNAMLKANLNIAVNRLMATFEARAKQLYGA comes from the coding sequence GTGGCGCAATTCCATCTTGAGCGCGTCCTGCCGTACGCGGCCACCGACCTGTGGGCTATGGTCAGCGACGTCACCAAGTACCCGGACTTCATTCCGTGGATCACGGCCCTGCGCGCCTATAATATGACGACGCCGGGCGAAGGCGTGCACGTCTTCGACGCCGACGTGTCGGTGGGTTACAAGATGCTGTCGGAGCGCTTTTCCACCCGTGTCACGCGCCGGGCGTCGGACCTCAGCCTGCATATGGGCCTGTTGCGCGGGCCTTTGCGCAAACTCAACGGCCATTGGCATTTCACCGAGGTCGCCGGCGGGACGCGGGTTGATTTCGATATGGATATGGATTTCAAAAATCCCATCCTCAACGCCATGCTCAAGGCCAATCTCAATATCGCCGTCAATCGGCTGATGGCTACGTTCGAAGCCCGCGCGAAGCAGCTTTACGGAGCTTAG